The following nucleotide sequence is from Triticum dicoccoides isolate Atlit2015 ecotype Zavitan chromosome 7B, WEW_v2.0, whole genome shotgun sequence.
gcacatttcaaaagcctcgtgggctttaccccttggctcaaataaagtgttctcatacccaaatATTTCGGGAAACATCTGAAACCCCTTCCGGTGGATTCCGAAACCCTTCCGAAGactaaacactattatcccatatatcaatctttacctccggactatgagctcctcatcatatccgtgatctcatccagaactcgaacaacattcggtcaccaacatacataactcatataatactatatcgtcaaggaacgttaagcgtgcggaccctacgggttcgagaatgatgtagacatgaccaggATGCTTctacgatcaataaccaatagcgggacctggatgcccatattggttcctacatattctacgaagatctttatcggtcgaacctttatgacaacatacatagttccctttgtccgtcagtatgttacttgcccgagattcgatcgtcggtatctccatacctacttcaatctcgttaccggtaagtctctttactcgttccgtaatacatcatcccgtaactaactccttagtcactttgcttgcaagcttcttgtgatgttgtattaccgagagggcccagagatacctctccatcatacagagtgacaaatcccagtcttgatccatgccaactcaacagacaccttcggagatacctgtagagcacctttatgatcacccagttacgttgtgacgtttgatggcacacaaggcattcctccggagctcgggagttgcatgatctcatggtcaaagaaacatgtatttgacattaagaaagaagtaacaataaactgaacgatcatatgatatgctaacgattgggtcttgtccatcacatcattctcctaatgatgtgatcccgttatcaagtgacaacacgtgtctatggttaggaaaccttaaccatctttttatcaacgagctagtgtagtagaggctcactagggacacggtgttgtctatgtatccatacatgtatccgagtttccgatcaatacaattctagcatggataatagatGTTTTATCATGAACTTGCAAATATTATAATAACcagcttattattgcctctagggcatatttcgaacaatAGGCTGGGGTTATGTGATATGCTTATTTTCAACCAAGCTCTTTTCGTAAGACAAGCATGGAGACTTGTCCAAAGACATGTCATTCTTTATGCTAGGGTTCTAAAAGCGAAGTATTACCCAAAATAAAATTTGTTGGACACGGTCTTCACTTCTGATGAATCACCCGTGTGGCAAGGAATTGAATATGGGCCTGAAGTCCTGATAAAATGATTGGTATGGAGAGTGGGAAATGGAAAGAGTATCCAAATCCTATAGTACAACTCGATACCTCGGCAGTCCGGCTTTTCCGTACAATGCATGAAGAATAGATGTCGGCTAAGATGGGTAAACCCATTGTTGCTTCTACAATCAAATGAGTGGAATGAGCAGATCATTGACCAATTGTTCGATAATGGCGGAACAAATATACAAGATCAAACTTCCCCCAAAACCAATGCTAGGCATTATGGCTTGGAATTATGAGAAGAACGGTATCAGGAGTGCTTATCAGATTGGAGTTTCTTTGCAGGGGGTATCTAGCGAAGGATCCTCGAAAAATTCCAGTAATGGTAGGGAGAGCTTATGGAATCTAGTCTGGAAGGCTAAGGCACCACATAAAATCTGTATCTTCACCTGAAGGGCTGCCATTGATTCTCTCCCTATGAAGGACAACAAGCACAAGAGGACAAATCTAGCATGCCCTTCTTCCCGGATTAGGTCTTGCAAAGCTTGAGTATTTGCTCAGGTGAGATGAGGGGAAAAAATTATGCTAGTTCGGTGGAGGGCTTGGCACCTGAGAGATGATGTCGTTTACAACAAAGATGAGATCACTATACGAGACTCACTGATGTTCTTGAGAAATTATTGGGAGTATTTATCCATCCCAAATTCCTCCTTTTTTGGCCAATTGCATATtcctattttgtttctctttttttagTTGTATCTTCCTATTTCTCACAGACACACAAAGCCAACCGGCCGAAACAAACCAAGTTAGCCCAACAAAGTCCACAAATGAAATCACACAAGAAATCGATGGAATAAGCGAGCAACACCAAGATTGGCAGACAAAATCCAACATACTCTTTATGTTACTTATTTCAGTTGGATAAACGGCTGGTTCTTTGTAAATAATAGAACTTAGTTCAGTTGGCTGAGAAACAGTGATTTTTTTTAGCTAGAAACCGAACGATTCCATCAACCAAAACGCTATGCACAATCAGGGTTCGACCACAATTTTGACAATAACTGTTGCAAAGGGCATTTGCAACCCAATTACAAGTTGTGGAAACGATAAACGAAGTGAAATGCAAGGAAATGAACGCCTTGATCTCTCTAAAAGAAATGAAACTACATAGAAAATTCGGGATGTTGTATGGACCTTTTACTTTCTTAATAAAATATAGAATGTGTTAATGAATTTAATCGTCAAATGTTAACTAACTAAAGGAAGGTGGACGTCAGATTAGGCAGAAAACAACACAAATCAAGCTACTCTGTACTATTAACTCGTTTCTGTCAGTGGGTGCACACGTCACCCAGATAATTCTGTGTTATTAGTAAATAATAAATATAGTATTAAAACTTAAAAATCACGCGCCCTTTCGCAACGTGCTTCAACGCTGCAGGACTAGCTAGCTGTATTGGACGTCCGTATCTCCAAAATACCGGGAATCTTAGCAAACATTTCTGCTGCACGAAGTGAATAAGATAGGAACCAATCTCGCATAGCGGACCGGGGTTCTCCGGGGAGATAAACCCAGCCAGACCGCACCAAAACACCCCCATGCAGGTGGATCCCCCGAGACTAGAATAAACCAGGCCGAAGCGCGATCGGGCGGCAAGGTACAAGTTTGGGTCCAACCACTCCACGCCCACACCATGATCCGCATCAACTGCTCGCACTCGTGCCACGGTCGCGCGCGCGCTTTGCTCAGAAACAGAAAGCGAGTCCTCGCGTGGTCGCGGTACCGCACAGCTCTCGTCAACCTCAGATTAGACACGAGATCcacgatgagatgagatgagatgagatgagatgagacgtACGGCAACAACAAAAAATATGTGCTGTTGCTAGCTCTTTGGCTACCCAACCCCACCAGCCATTGCCTCCTGCCTCACCCGTCTCGGCCTGCGAGATCTCTGCCACTGCAACGACGCGTTAGGATGCGGTATCTCTGTATCTGTGCCGGAATTGCATATCTGGAATATCTGGCGCAGTCACGCGCGTGGATCCGATCAGCAGCAGTGTCCCTCCAAGATGTTTTTGCTTGTTACTACCAGGCTACCAGGGCATGCAAGGCAATGCAGGTCGCGTGATCTCTGAGAAAACCGCGTTACTCTTTTTACCTGCAGGAGTCAATAGAATAATGTTGCATGGAGTCATTTTTCACAGGCATCGAGGATCAAAACGCGCACGTGTTGCATAGACTCATTTTACTCGACTCAATATTGTCTTCATGGAGCTGCATGGACACCCGCGGTGAGGCATATATGTTGCTGCATATGTTATTCTGACTGAATGTCTGAATCagctacaccttcagaaataacggtGGTAAAGCAAACGGATCGAAGCTAAATATATGCACACCTAACACCAAACCCGCGCACGCGTACATCCCTGTCAAGTGTTGCCAAAAGTGTGGCTCTATCCAAGTTGGTGAAAAATATCAGTAATGACGGTACAGTGCATAATGCTGCAGTTTCTGAACACGCTCAGTTCCTTGAGGATGCTGCAACACAATGCCTCTTACCGTATAAACTGACTGCGTGCAACGTATCCGTTATTCGCGGGGTGTTGCATACTCGTGTCCAAATGTAGGTTGCCCAGCTGGTCGTTGCCTTTGATCCAAAGAGCATACTGGATGCAGTTTCTACATATGTGAAGACTTTCACTAGTTGCACAAGAAGTTAATAAGACAATGGTGAATGGTAACGATGTACTCCAAAGCAAGATCAGATTGAGTGAGTGACTTTTTTCTACCAGTATAACTGCATTTTCATGCATTGATGTTCCGCTGGTACCTGTGCTGAGGAAAACTGGGTAGTTGATCTCTTCAGCATTACTTTTTTTTATGACCTCTTCAGCATTACATTTGTGTGTGTTCTTGCGGCAgatcttagagcaactccaacgcgccgacccatttcgtccgcgcgcGTTAGCTTGGGTCGCGGCGGACACAAAAATCGGCCCAACACGCCGACCCAAACGAACACGTGTACGCTTTTCGTCCGCCTTTCGACCCATTCGCGGCCTATTTTTTTAGCCTGATTTGTGTCGGCGCGGTCACGAGACGGCCGCCCGGGCCGCGCGGCAACTACTCCCCCTGGCCTGTCAGTCGGTGGCAAAGCATCCATCATTCCCTCCACTTTCACAAAAACCCTCCCGCCCGCGCGTGCTCCCGGACGCTCGCCATGGACGACGCCCTCGATGccaccgccggcctcgcctccaccCCCTCCGGCAAGGGCAAGCCCTGCGCCCCCTCGCAAGACCGCCGGgccgcccaagaagaagaagctgacGTCGGAGGAGCGGGCCATGCAGTAggccaagaggaagggccggaggcaTGCGGCGGACGCAAGGGACGAAACAGGGACCGCCACCGCTCTCGCCGCTGCTGCGCAATAGGAGGACACCAACGCCCGCGTCgcggcggcaacgagggaggcCCTGATCTACCTAGGGTTAAACCCTGGCTAGCAGGGCTTGTCAACGCCGTCGTGGCCGCTGCCAGCACCGGCTCGTCCGCCTTCCCTCAGATGGTGTTACCGGAGTCGTCCCGCGCGTCAGCGACGTACCTGATTCCCAGCTTCCACGTCTACCCGCAAGCCTCCCGACTCTCCGGGGAATGCTCGTCGGAGGTGAGCGTGGTGGCTCCCACGCCCGCGCCCATCAACCTCAACGCCACGCCGGCGGCCAACGCCTCGTCATCCGAAGGGATCATGAAGGTGGACCTCAACACCGTGTCGCCGAGGAAGAGGCCATGGTTTGAGAAGATGCAGACCGATATGCTCAAGTTCGGCGACGAGTGATTTATGGCGGCAtgcgccatcctttttttgtatgcCAACAAGTGTGCTGGCATGACCAGGGCCGAGATGGCGTGGTCGAACTTCCGAacttttttgtgtgctggcatgtgtggtGGCTGCTGGCAAGCACACCAGCAAGACTGTGTGATGGTCTTTTTTGAGGCTGGCATTGTATGCCGGCCGCGGCCCGCGGGCATGATGCCGGTATGAACTTTGGGCGACGGCATGGCCGCTGACAATGATCTATGGCCGCGGGTTTTAAATTTGTACGCAGACATGAAATGGATCACTTGCGTTGGGCGCACGACAGACGCAAAAAGAAAACTAGGCGGACGCCAAACGGGCGGCCGACGCAAATGAACAAAAAGCGACTATTAGTACATCTTTTTGGTAGCTCATACACACACACTTGCTGGTTCTTTACCATTTGACCTGTGTTGGCTTCAACTCATGCACTTTCTTATGAGATGAGAACTCATCAGCAGTATTAACATAGGCTGGTAGTATTAACATAGGCTGGTAGTATTAACAAAGGCGTACGTCGCTGGTCCCCTTGGCTCGTCATGTTTTCTTTGTGACCAGGTGGTTTACACGAACATGTTTATGATAAACGGAGCGCACTTTCCCAAAGTGTGGTGGTGACCGTGACACTGACACACATCAACGTGAGCCACGTCAGGCGCCGCATTTTATAATCCCCCCTCCTCGCGTATATAAGCCCTCGCTCGACCCATGCCGCTGCATCCATCATCCAAAGCAAGATCCAACAACACTTGAACCAAGCACAGACTGAGAGACGAGCATGGCAGCTGGGGCGACAGCTGAGCAAGAAGCCGGCAATGGCGGCGGAGGCGCCGGTGCCGAGTGGAGGGTGGACGTGCCGGTGACCGGCGAGCATGATCACGTCAAGGGCGGTCGGTCGTGGTCGTGGCTCTTGTCGTGGATGGCCGCGCCGAGGGACAGGGTGGCCAGGTTCGGCAGGATGGTGTGGAAGGTCGGCGCGGACGACCCGAGGAGGGTGGTGCACGGGCTCAAGGTGGCCCTCGCGCTCGCCCTCTGCTCCGTCTTCTACTACGTCCACCCTCTCTATGATTTCACCGGCGGGAACGCCATGTGGGCCGTCCtcaccgtcgtcgtcgtcttcgAGTACACCGTCGGTACGTAAACTGAGAAACACTCCTCCTCGGTCCTCGGCGTGCCATGGTAAGGTGTGGAGTGGAAGAGCTAACTTAATGTGGATGGGTTTGTTTCAGGCGCTTGCTTGTACAAAGGCCTCAACAGGGCCATGGCGACGGTGGCCGGCGGCGCGCTGGCCCTCGGCGCGCACTGGGTTGCCAGCCAGTCCGGCAAGGAGTTCCAGCCTTATGTCCTCACCGGCTCCATGTTTATCATGGGTATGTTGCTTTGCTTCATGTATACTATAACTTCACCGGTGCAAGTCCTTGTACTACGTATCACTCTGTTTCCGTGGATCTGACCGACGTGCGTGCAGCTGCGGTGGCGACCTTCTCCCGGTTCATCCCGACGATGAAGGCCAAGTTCGACTACGGCGTCACCGTCTTCATCCTCACCTACTGCCTCGTCTCCGTGTCGGGGTACCGCGCCGACGAGGTGGTGTTCATGGCGCAGCAGCGCCTCACCACCATCGCCATCGGCGCCTTCATCTGCTTCGCCGTCTGCACCTTCGTCTTCCCGGTCTGGGCGGGGCAGGAGCTCCACGTCCTCATCGCGCGCAACATGgacaagctcgccgccgccgccgagggctGCGTCGAGGACTACTTCTCTGACCCCGCGGCCGTCGACGCCGCCGCCGGAGAGAAGCCGGCGAGGCGGGCGCTCTCCGCTAAGTCGAACGGGTACAAGCAAGTGCTGAACGCCAAGGCGTCCGAGGACTCGCTGGCCAACCTGGCGAAATGGGAGCCCGGCCACGGCAAGTTCGGTTTCCGGCACCCGTACGGGCAGTACCAGAAGGTCGGCGCCGCCATGCGCTGCTGCGCCTACTGCATCGATGCCCTCGCCGCCTGCGTCGGCTCCGAGGCCCAGACGCCGGCACACGTCAAGAAGCACCTCGCCGGCACCTGCCTCGCCCTGAGCCGACACTTGGCCACCGTGCTCCGCGAGGCGTCGGGCTCTGTCACGTCGATGACGCGGTCCGACCGCCTCGGGCTCGTCGTGGCGGACATGAACGCCACCGCCCAGGAGCTGAGGGACAAGCTGAGGTGCCTCGCCACGGTGCTGGAAGAAGGAGAGGACGAATCACCAGAGGCAGGGCACGAGCAGCACGCCGTAACGGAGCTGGCGCCGCCGCCGCTCATCGAGGCGCTGCCGCTCTTCAGCGCCGCCTCCATGCTCCTGGAGGTCTGCGCGAGGGCGGAGCTGGTCATCGGCGCCGTCGAAaccctggccacgacggcgaggttcAAAAAAGCCGACCACGATGAGAAGGCGGCACTGGACACCGAGGCACCCGTGCCCGCCTCCTCCACGAGCAACCCGGTCGACGCCCACGTACCGCAAGAGACACACGTCAAGGTCGCCGGTCATCAGGAAAAGATGGAGACGGCCCAGAAGGCGAGCACGAGCTCCGGTAAGGCGCCGCGGGACCAGGTCGGGGAGCTGATCAAGGTGCTGATGCGCCGGGGGAGCACCAAGAAGTGGGCGCGGGGGGACACCAAGGTGAGCCCCAAGCCGCCGCAGGACTTCACGGTGAGCGTGCCGAGCCCGCGGAACCGCGCGATGGAGCTCGCGGGGCACGGGCCGGTGGTGCCCAGCCCCAGGAACCGACCGGCGGAGCTCGCGGGGCACGCGCCGGGGGTGCCCACCCCGAGGAACCGCGTGGCGGAGGTCGGAGGGCACGCGCCGGTGGCGCCCAGCCCCAGGAACCGGTCCATGGACCTCGCGAGCCATGGAGCCGTCGTGCCCAGCCCAAGGAACCGCTCCATGGACTTCGCCACGCACGCCCCCAGCCCACGGAACCGATCCATACTTGGGATGGCCTGAAGAATGTGTGATCACTTGATCCTTGATTAGTCCTCGCAAATGAAATGTTTGTCAAATATGTGTACGTTGTATTACATTTCACTCTGTGCATTTGgaaaccgaaccgaaaaaccataccgaaaataaaccgaactgAACCGATTTTATGGTTTTTATGATTTCTGGTTTcagtatggtatgaacttttcataccgatttaAACTTTtgattttatggtatataccgaaaaaccgaacggttaaccgaataaaccaaagtaaaaaaataaatttatgtttcttgagatgaacaatcataaaagttgtcatttttcttgtacatgagttaaattcactactaagcacgtaaattttcttgtaacatagtcatttttcttcttttaaaatgctaagcacgtccataaccatcaacagatgaatcaaagcactcatatatacttatatatgtagtcatatactatttgtgtaaaatagtatatgttttgagtcataaatttgcaaattattatacgtcattttcaaattcgcgtcaactttgctTTTTATgatatataccgaaaccatacagAAATAATTCAGTGTATACCGAAATTgaaccatattttatttttataccgtatttaccgaagtattaGTACCGTATATACCAAAACTGAACCATATTTTATTTTCATACCGTATTTACCAAAATATTAGTACTGTATAAACCGAAAAATCATATAAACCGAACCATGTAAATCGAATAAACCGAAAGCACATGGTGAATTACATTGCATCTCTTGTGGATCATACTCGAGGGCAGAACCTTCGTGCTGTAATACGGAGTACGTCACAAGAACCTTCGTGCTGTACAAAGCAAACGGCATTGCAGTCATCGCCGGAATGAATACACTGCAAGCCTGCAAAATGTTTGATATCCCTTTAGATCGCTTAACACGCATGCCATGTGGTTGCAAATGCTTAATTATActctttgcatggtaatacgtgtcttatTTATATCATAAAGAGCAAAATACAAGTCACATAAGCACCGACACAATAAAACTGAAAAGAtaacagaacatctctgagcttgacaccaacgcccgtcacctgcctccggcatcATCACAACAGTCATCGAAGAAAAAAATAtatgacggatcacctcctcacctgagctcgacgcggctccatcgttgATATGTagttttgcggacctccaaggtggctcgccaAAAGTGAAGCCCTTGCCGTTGAACGAATAAGACCGGGGCAACATTCCGAACACGCCATCGAGtcccagatctggcaccccaccacgactaagacgctGAAGGAGAAAACCATACCTACCATCCATGAACCACGTTCCGTCTTTTATATGTCGTTGATAcataccacaatctgcatccgctcctggactacctcccaagctccacgccggcgctggagcaaacgtcgtcgcagcggcggagcccgaggacacatttTCACCACAAGGATGCCACCGCCACCAcgccatccttacttgaacagTCTGGTTTCCAAATCCAACCCCAgccataggaccgatggcctcgtcaggaaagggcccgaagaatctttattcaacGCTATCATCATCGCCGCCGAAGCCAAAACGATGAATAACCTAAAAATCTAGACTACGAAGGAGTAAAAACGATCCACAAGCGTGGATCCAGCGACCCCCTCACCAtcgacgaccgaggtcgccggcggaggggagccgccgaaGGATGACGCTGGAAGATTGGCCTCTCCTGGCGGCGTctagggttccagccgccaggGGCGAGAGGAAAAACGATCTCACCACTTAATTACACTCTTTATTTGGCTCGGATCTACTCCATATGTAACTTAATACAATACATACagtataagacgttttttgacagacACTATCACAGTGTGAAAAACAACTTATATTAAGTTACATATGTGGTATAATGGAACCATGACATTGCAATTTGGTTATTGAGAAAAATGACTAGACAGTTCCATATGGAAATGAATGATTCCGAGCCAACCCCAACAAGGCTCAATATGGAAGCAAGAAGCAAAAACTTTGCTGGAGAGGAACGTCTGGAACATGGGGTAGGTGCGGTCGTTTTGAAAAAGAATAGTAATTGCAAAGGCGGTCAAAAATTATGAAATCTCTTGGCAACAAACTTGTTCAAGCGTTACACTTATGTAAACTTTTTGTGAATAAATGACCTGCGTGGCATTGTTGGAAATGACCATATTTTTTCTTTGTCGATTTTTTACACGAGTACGCCGGTAGGTCAAGTTTGTTCGAAAGAAGTTTTGAAGTTCTGTGACTTTTTCATGAATTACTATTTTTTCCCATACCATGTTCATTACAACAAGGTTTCGAGTGGTGTTTCACAACCTTTGCTCCCCTATCCATCAATCATTTAGAATTGGATGCAAATATAGTCATTGATATAGTTTGTCAATGGTTGTTTTGATCGCTTCGGTTTTTTCCATGCTAAGGCATGAGGTTGGGCTTGTATGATGCTATTTGTCACGTGTTTATTTTATCTATGTTGATGTTGGTTatgtgcatcctaactatgcagaggTTGTGACCCTTTTAAAAAAAAGGAGGAAAGTCATTTCGGTCCAACCCATTCTTGGGGTCCGAAAAAGGCATTGGATATGTGCGTGACTTTGCATGACAAAGCGTTCTCCAAGGGCATGGaatggtgaaagcacaagtgctcccttggtgattttggtaattaatgttaacattcttttgttggactaataggtttatctagtatatttcatatGAGTTCAACAGTGGCGTggaaaggacaagaggatgtggaaccccttcaaaatgctaaggaaaaggaTTGACAaaggatcaagactctacatttttgtttaagtgattcaagatcacattaagtccataggaaagccaatgctattaaaaggggatgaggtgttgcttaatgatctatttgctcaagtgcttagCGATATTGCtcgaaaaccctcaaccactttgtcTATCCATATGTCCAAACCCTAaattccaactcggccccaccgatacttcctacccggagccaccgagttcatctggacttagccactgccaaaaccctaaCAATTCAGATCCactgatatggatctcggtctcaccgagatggccttgccagatCTCTGTGACTTGTTGCAATCACTTCGGCCCCACCGAGAAttgcaatcggtctcaccaagatggcttGACTGATTCTCTGTTGccctattgcttcacttcggtcccaccgagatgatgcattcggcgccaccgagttgagatttTCCCTAagcccttgcacatcggtcccaccgagtttttcccgttggtcccaccgagattcccaaTGTTCATATTTTTACacagatcggtgccaccgagttttctgatcggtgtcaccgagatggttcaaaagtgtgtaacggttggattttgtgtggaggctatatatacccctccaccccttcttcctcattaaggagatccatcagaacgtgcctacacttccaccattcattttctgagagagaacacctactcatgtgttgagatcaagagattccaatccaaccatttgaaccttgatttctagccttccccaagttgctttccactcaaatccttcttccatcatagccaaatctatgagagagagttgagtgttggggagactatcatttgaagcacaagagcaaggagttcatcatcaacacaccatctattaccttttggagagtggtgtctcctagattggttaggtgttgcttgggagcctccgtcatgaTGTGTAGTtgtaaccaagaagtttgtaagggaaaggagatcgcctacttcatgaagatctacccgagtgaggcaagtcctacgtgggtgatggccatggtgggatatacaaggttgcttcttcgtgggtggagccctccgtggactcacgcaaccgttgccctttgtgggttgaagtctccatcaacgtggatgtacgataggaccacctatccgaaccacgccaaatatgccctagaggcaataataaagttattatttatttccttatttcatgataaatgtttattattcatgctagaattgtattaaccggaaacttagtacatgtgtgaatacatagacaaaacatattgtccctagtatgactctacta
It contains:
- the LOC119336053 gene encoding aluminum-activated malate transporter 10-like; this translates as MAAGATAEQEAGNGGGGAGAEWRVDVPVTGEHDHVKGGRSWSWLLSWMAAPRDRVARFGRMVWKVGADDPRRVVHGLKVALALALCSVFYYVHPLYDFTGGNAMWAVLTVVVVFEYTVGACLYKGLNRAMATVAGGALALGAHWVASQSGKEFQPYVLTGSMFIMAAVATFSRFIPTMKAKFDYGVTVFILTYCLVSVSGYRADEVVFMAQQRLTTIAIGAFICFAVCTFVFPVWAGQELHVLIARNMDKLAAAAEGCVEDYFSDPAAVDAAAGEKPARRALSAKSNGYKQVLNAKASEDSLANLAKWEPGHGKFGFRHPYGQYQKVGAAMRCCAYCIDALAACVGSEAQTPAHVKKHLAGTCLALSRHLATVLREASGSVTSMTRSDRLGLVVADMNATAQELRDKLRCLATVLEEGEDESPEAGHEQHAVTELAPPPLIEALPLFSAASMLLEVCARAELVIGAVETLATTARFKKADHDEKAALDTEAPVPASSTSNPVDAHVPQETHVKVAGHQEKMETAQKASTSSGKAPRDQVGELIKVLMRRGSTKKWARGDTKVSPKPPQDFTVSVPSPRNRAMELAGHGPVVPSPRNRPAELAGHAPGVPTPRNRVAEVGGHAPVAPSPRNRSMDLASHGAVVPSPRNRSMDFATHAPSPRNRSILGMA